The following proteins are encoded in a genomic region of Tenebrio molitor chromosome 7, icTenMoli1.1, whole genome shotgun sequence:
- the Tollo gene encoding toll-like receptor Tollo: MGTTVVCAVLFGAVFGVLSASLSKALRYQAPDECKWVVVDSGTEDDVALVCRLQTINSELENTNFSVIQPQHTVRLRLECSDALFFQSSLSAGSFKPLVELRELSIEYCKIGNLSDGAFRGLKELRNLTVRTHNTDWSAMTLEVSPNAFTDELRLLERLDLGENNMWSLPDGVLCPLYALEVLNLTRNRLREVTSFRFAHDPSESCGANLRLLDLSRNNIDRLPSSQFSALSRLQKLYLQGNGLTHLADRALEGLVALNVLKLSDNRLVSLPPELFSDTKDIREMYLQNNSINVLAPGLFSELTQLLVLDLSHNELTADWINAATFAGLVRLVVLDISHNRISKLEQSVFRDLYSLQILRLNDNFIENIPENTFSALYNLHTLIISNNKISKIESDTFNGLYVLSLLSLDNNKISWIHQEALKNCSSLQDLHLNGNKLVQVPEVLYNVPMLKTLDLGENHIDLITNETFRDMNQMYGLRLTENNIGNITKGVFDKMTSLKILNLSRNKIQKVAAGAFDANVNLQAIRLDGNYLTDIQELFAKLPSLVWLNISDNQLKWFDYALIPTGLQWLDIHSNQIEELGNYFEIESTLSLSTFDASSNKLTDITGSAIPNSVEVLFLNDNLISKVQSYTFFKKPNLTRVDLFGNKITSLDPNSLRISAVPPDKPLPEFYIGGNPYQCDCTMEWLQKVNVGNRARTQPKLVDLESIYCQLLYNRGRTYVPLVEAAPYQFLCTYDAHCFALCHCCDFDACDCKMTCPTNCTCYHDQSWSANVVDCSSGGYVTKLPERIPMDATQLYLDGNDLRSLNSHAFIGRKRLKILFLNNSNIELIQNRTFNGLKDLEILHLDENRIGELHGFEFEGLENLREIFLQQNRITHINNTTFVGLRQLRIVKLDHNRLHMYDVWQLPTTMIEVTLAYNPWSCECEFTERLREWMVRGDVVSDTAMVRCVYNTTDMDYYSEDMYSDNPDVGFYVSQENGTSCTGAVNIDNSINGNLTATKTIIQRQIIQDYLPLLVITLAVFVVLITVILLLFIFRQEVRVWLHSKFGVRLFQSSSELDRDDRDKLFDAFVSYSSKDEAWVAEVLAPALEPNYKLCLHYRDFPVGAFLADTIVQAVESSKRTIMILSENFIKSEWCRFEFKSAHHQVLRDRRRRLIVVLLGEVPQKDLDPDIRLYLKTNVYLQWGDKLFWEKLKFALPDVPNNQRHRGSVRGPHVHHHVHRHSARAQAPNPPGSGGGGGGGGGGGGGGASRTVAIHI, translated from the coding sequence ATGGGCACCACGGTGGTGTGTGCGGTGTTATTCGGCGCCGTCTTCGGCGTGCTATCGGCGTCGCTGAGCAAGGCGCTCCGCTACCAGGCGCCCGACGAGTGCAAGTGGGTGGTGGTGGACAGCGGCACCGAGGACGACGTCGCGCTCGTCTGTCGGCTCCAAACGATCAACAGCGAGCTGGAGAACACCAACTTCAGCGTGATCCAGCCCCAGCACACGGTCCGGCTGCGGCTGGAGTGCAGTGACGCCCTGTTCTTCCAGAGCTCGCTCAGCGCCGGCAGTTTCAAGCCGCTGGTCGAACTCCGCGAGCTGTCCATAGAGTACTGCAAGATCGGCAACCTCTCCGACGGCGCCTTCCGCGGTCTCAAAGAGCTCCGCAATCTCACGGTACGGACCCACAACACGGATTGGTCAGCCATGACCCTGGAAGTGTCGCCGAACGCGTTCACGGACGAGTTGCGTCTGCTCGAACGGTTAGATCTCGGCGAGAACAACATGTGGAGTTTACCGGACGGTGTGCTGTGTCCGTTATATGCCTTGGAAGTGCTCAATTTAACTCGAAATCGGTTACGCGAAGTGACGAGTTTCCGGTTCGCGCACGACCCGTCGGAAAGCTGCGGAGCCAACTTGCGGCTACTCGATCTCTCGAGGAACAACATCGACAGACTCCCGTCGAGTCAATTTTCCGCGCTGTCACGTCTTCAAAAGCTCTACCTCCAAGGGAACGGACTCACACATTTGGCAGATCGTGCGCTCGAAGGACTCGTAGCGCTCAACGTGCTCAAACTATCCGACAACCGTCTGGTTAGTCTACCACCGGAACTCTTCTCCGACACGAAAGACATCAGAGAGATGTACTTGCAAAATAACTCGATCAACGTCCTGGCACCAGGTCTCTTCAGCGAACTGACACAACTCCTGGTGCTCGATTTGTCCCACAACGAACTCACGGCTGACTGGATCAACGCCGCCACCTTCGCCGGACTTGTCCGACTCGTCGTTCTGGACATTTCCCACAACAGAATAAGCAAATTAGAACAGTCGGTCTTCCGCGACCTCTACAGTCTACAAATTCTCCGACTCAACGACAATTTCATCGAGAACATACCCGAAAATACGTTTTCGGCCCTCTACAACCTCCATACCTTGATAATCTCCAACAACAAgatatcaaaaattgaaagtgaCACTTTCAACGGACTCTACGTGCTGTCGCTGCTGTCTCTggacaacaataaaatatcgTGGATACACCAAGAGGCCCTGAAGAACTGTTCCAGTTTGCAAGACCTCCACCTCAACGGTAACAAGCTAGTGCAAGTGCCCGAAGTGTTGTACAACGTGCCCATGTTGAAAACGTTAGATCTCGGTGAGAACCACATCGACCTCATCACCAACGAGACGTTTCGCGACATGAATCAGATGTACGGTTTAAGACTGACGGAGAACAACATCGGCAACATAACAAAAGGAGTCTTCGACAAGATGACGTCGCTCAAAATATTGAACCTTTCCCGCAACAAGATCCAAAAAGTGGCGGCAGGTGCGTTCGACGCCAACGTAAACTTGCAGGCGATTCGACTGGATGGCAATTATTTAACCGACATCCAAGAACTATTCGCCAAATTACCGAGCCTAGTGTGGCTGAACATATCAGATAACCAGCTGAAGTGGTTCGACTATGCCCTGATACCGACCGGCTTACAATGGCTAGACATCCACTCCAATCAGATAGAAGAATTGggcaattatttcgaaatcgAATCGACCCTGTCGCTCAGCACTTTCGACGCCAGCTCCAACAAGCTGACCGACATCACCGGAAGCGCCATTCCCAACAGCGTCGAAGTGTTGTTCTTGAACGACAATCTGATATCCAAAGTGCAGTCGTACACGTTCTTCAAGAAGCCGAATCTGACCCGGGTCGACTTGTTCGGCAACAAGATCACGAGTCTCGACCCCAATTCTCTTCGAATTTCGGCGGTCCCTCCGGACAAACCTTTGCCGGAATTCTACATCGGAGGAAATCCGTACCAATGCGACTGCACCATGGAATGGCTGCAGAAAGTCAACGTGGGGAACCGCGCCCGGACCCAGCCGAAACTGGTGGACTTGGAGAGCATCTACTGCCAGTTGTTGTACAACAGGGGTCGCACTTACGTCCCCCTCGTCGAAGCCGCTCCCTATCAGTTCCTCTGCACGTACGATGCCCACTGCTTCGCACTGTGCCACTGCTGTGATTTTGACGCTTGTGACTGCAAGATGACTTGTCCGACCAACTGCACCTGTTATCACGATCAATCGTGGTCGGCCAACGTGGTGGACTGCTCTTCAGGCGGGTACGTCACCAAACTCCCCGAGAGAATACCCATGGACGCCACCCAGCTCTACCTGGACGGTAACGATCTGCGCTCTCTCAACAGCCACGCCTTCATAGGTCGCAAAAGACTGAAAATcctgtttttgaacaattccAACATCGAGCTGATCCAGAACCGCACGTTCAACGGGCTCAAGGACCTGGAGATCCTGCACCTGGACGAGAACAGGATCGGTGAGCTGCACGGGTTCGAGTTCGAGGGACTGGAAAATCTGCGAGAAATTTTCTTGCAGCAAAACCGCATAACCCACATCAACAACACCACGTTTGTCGGACTGCGGCAGCTGCGGATCGTCAAGCTGGACCACAACAGGTTGCACATGTACGACGTGTGGCAGCTTCCGACCACCATGATCGAGGTGACGCTGGCTTACAACCCTTGGTCCTGCGAGTGCGAGTTTACCGAACGGCTTCGCGAGTGGATGGTGCGCGGGGACGTGGTGTCGGATACCGCGATGGTGCGGTGCGTGTACAACACCACCGACATGGACTACTACAGCGAGGACATGTATTCGGACAATCCGGACGTCGGGTTTTACGTGAGTCAAGAGAACGGTACTTCGTGTACGGGCGCCGTCAACATCGACAACAGCATCAACGGTAACCTGACGGCGACAAAGACCATCATTCAGAGACAGATAATCCAAGACTATTTGCCGCTGCTGGTGATCACCCTGGCCGTCTTCGTCGTCCTGATAACCGTGATCCTCCTGCTGTTCATATTCCGCCAGGAGGTGCGCGTTTGGTTGCATTCTAAATTCGGGGTGCGCCTCTTCCAGAGCTCGTCGGAGCTGGACCGCGACGACCGCGACAAATTATTCGACGCTTTCGTGAGTTACAGTTCGAAAGACGAGGCGTGGGTGGCCGAGGTGCTGGCGCCTGCCCTGGAACCCAACTACAAACTGTGTCTCCACTATCGCGACTTCCCCGTCGGGGCCTTCCTCGCCGACACCATCGTCCAGGCGGTCGAGTCCTCCAAGCGCACGATCATGATCCTCTCGGAGAACTTCATCAAGTCGGAATGGTGCCGCTTCGAGTTCAAATCGGCCCACCACCAGGTGCTCCGCGACCGACGACGTCGTCTCATCGTCGTGCTCCTGGGCGAGGTGCCGCAGAAGGACCTGGACCCCGACATCCGGCTGTATCTCAAGACCAACGTGTACTTGCAATGGGGCGACAAACTCTTCTGGGAAAAGCTCAAGTTCGCCCTGCCCGACGTGCCCAACAACCAGAGGCACCGGGGCTCGGTGAGGGGACCGCACGTGCACCACCACGTGCACCGGCACAGCGCCCGAGCTCAGGCGCCCAACCCGCCCGGCAGCGGCGGCggaggaggaggaggaggCGGAGGCGGAGGGGGCGGCGCCTCCAGGACCGTCGCCATACACATTTGA